One segment of Anatilimnocola aggregata DNA contains the following:
- the argB gene encoding acetylglutamate kinase, translated as MEEAIQKADVLIEALGWIRRFRDKITVIKLGGSIMEQENSLRHVLLDIVFMETVGMRPVVVHGGGAAIDRAMDAAGLVPKKIKGRRYTDDDTLRIVEEVLAGEINEGIARQIEELGGRAMNLNFKTTNVLFGERMTLPGENGEQIDLGHVGKVTRVDRNVIENLCYAGQVPIIPSMALDASGGKLNVNADTAATAVAQALGAEKLIYMSDVNGVRRDKTDPTSIIHSLTDVEARELIRTGVVDAGMIPKVEACLETLDRGVRKVHIIDGRLRHSLLLEIYTTSGVGTEMMKAQ; from the coding sequence TTGGAAGAAGCCATTCAAAAGGCCGACGTGCTGATCGAAGCACTCGGTTGGATCCGCCGGTTCCGCGATAAGATCACCGTCATCAAGCTCGGTGGCAGCATCATGGAACAGGAGAATTCCCTGCGCCACGTGCTGCTCGATATCGTCTTTATGGAAACGGTGGGCATGCGTCCCGTCGTGGTGCACGGCGGTGGTGCTGCCATCGACCGCGCCATGGATGCCGCGGGGCTCGTCCCCAAAAAGATCAAGGGCCGCCGTTACACCGACGACGATACGCTGCGGATTGTCGAGGAAGTGCTGGCCGGCGAAATCAACGAAGGCATCGCCCGCCAGATCGAAGAGCTCGGCGGCCGGGCAATGAACCTCAATTTCAAAACCACAAATGTCCTGTTCGGCGAGCGGATGACGTTGCCGGGCGAAAACGGCGAGCAGATCGACCTCGGTCACGTCGGCAAAGTGACCCGCGTCGACCGCAACGTGATCGAAAACCTCTGCTATGCCGGCCAGGTGCCGATTATCCCCTCGATGGCTCTCGACGCCAGCGGCGGCAAGCTGAATGTGAATGCCGATACCGCTGCCACTGCGGTTGCTCAGGCACTTGGTGCCGAAAAGCTCATCTACATGAGCGACGTGAATGGCGTGCGGCGCGATAAAACCGACCCGACGTCGATCATTCACTCGCTCACCGACGTCGAAGCGCGTGAACTAATCCGGACCGGCGTTGTCGATGCTGGCATGATTCCCAAAGTCGAAGCCTGCCTCGAAACACTCGACCGCGGCGTGCGTAAGGTGCACATCATCGATGGTCGCCTGCGTCATTCCCTGCTGCTCGAGATTTACACGACCTCGGGCGTTGGCACGGAAATGATGAAGGCTCAGTAG
- the rph gene encoding ribonuclease PH — translation MTRKANELRPVKIKRGYTSATPGSVLYQAGETVVLCTASVEAKVPDWMAGKGKGWITSEYSMLPGSTSPRKGRDRAKVDGRTTEIQRLIGRSLRAVVDLKALGERSIWVDCDVLQADGGTRTASITGALIALVDALNSIRKDLPDPTKYPLTDSVAAISVGIVDGKPTLDLDYKQDVDADVDMNVVMTGKGRFVEIQGTGEEATFGDDELAALLKHARKGITELTEIQKKALGRQWPF, via the coding sequence ATGACCCGCAAAGCCAACGAACTCCGCCCGGTGAAGATCAAACGCGGCTATACCAGCGCCACGCCGGGGAGCGTCCTCTATCAAGCGGGCGAGACCGTCGTCCTGTGTACCGCCAGTGTCGAAGCCAAGGTTCCCGACTGGATGGCCGGCAAGGGGAAAGGCTGGATCACCTCCGAGTACAGCATGCTCCCCGGCAGCACTAGTCCGCGTAAGGGGCGCGATCGCGCGAAGGTCGATGGCCGCACTACGGAGATTCAGCGGCTCATCGGTCGCAGTTTGCGGGCGGTGGTCGATTTGAAGGCGCTCGGCGAACGCTCGATCTGGGTCGATTGCGATGTGCTGCAAGCTGACGGCGGCACGCGCACCGCGAGCATTACCGGCGCGCTGATTGCGCTCGTCGATGCCTTGAATTCGATCCGCAAGGATCTGCCCGATCCGACCAAGTATCCTCTCACCGATAGTGTCGCTGCCATCAGCGTGGGAATTGTCGATGGCAAACCGACGCTCGATCTCGACTATAAGCAAGACGTCGACGCCGACGTCGACATGAACGTAGTGATGACCGGCAAAGGTCGCTTTGTCGAGATTCAAGGAACCGGCGAAGAAGCCACCTTCGGCGACGATGAACTCGCAGCCCTGCTCAAGCACGCGCGCAAGGGAATCACCGAGCTGACCGAGATTCAAAAGAAAGCGCTCGGACGGCAGTGGCCCTTTTAG
- a CDS encoding ABC transporter substrate-binding protein — protein sequence MNHRLTSLLLMLFGALSATAAEPLYLQAPYDEVKLDETNGNTLLKVKPLNLPERKVPAVANRRGDLELEMIERPGENFAIPWLNVVDVKLFEERVLAEAEQQVAAGHYDEAQASFRFLETKYPQLPKLGEAIEKFLWQQIGGSFRAGKPDETLALLVELHRRNPNRPGLSTAFERTTSELVKARIAAGNYRGARGLLTSLAKRFPEAGATVSAPFHTQLQQQAEQLLAQAQAASVANRWSDAHRLCSQALDVWPRVAGGSPLSQQIHGRYPVVTIGVIGASSSLPATENALASWPARRANQLVATPLVNMVDSEKGLTYRSEFGQIVPQADTQQFLIRLAEGASAVELARCLKPSDEAKPFVSAIRARNAQDLLIEFQQPQLRPGAWLRFCTQQLVTTEQESPAMTGQYKIADDSFPLRTYQMNGTASAANAAPQIIRERTFADATPALLALRRGQISLLDRVPPWELRRLRTMSDVRVVPYAIPTVHLLIPNPNKQLLASRTFRRALLYALDRESILKQGLLVEQQIPGCEVISGPFPLGAEREAWSYAYNAEVKPRAYDPSLAIMLLEVARGEATGGKPAAIVPPLVLAHDDQPTAKIACESIARQLARIGQPVTLKQIEGDEAATDADLRYVEVAIQEPLVDAWALLGPGGLTGACSPLMLEHLRSLDAAADWPSATARLRAMHRLAAAELPVIPLWQTTNHLVVHSSLKGLADRPVSLYEDVQRWQIAWQKPQE from the coding sequence ATGAATCACCGACTGACTTCCCTGCTGTTGATGTTGTTCGGAGCGCTATCGGCGACGGCGGCCGAGCCGTTGTACCTGCAAGCCCCGTACGACGAGGTGAAGCTCGATGAGACGAACGGCAACACACTGTTGAAAGTGAAGCCGCTGAATTTGCCCGAGCGCAAGGTCCCCGCGGTGGCCAATCGCCGCGGCGATCTCGAACTGGAGATGATCGAACGCCCGGGCGAGAACTTTGCCATTCCCTGGCTGAATGTGGTCGATGTCAAATTGTTCGAAGAGCGTGTGCTGGCCGAAGCGGAGCAGCAGGTGGCCGCGGGGCACTACGATGAAGCGCAGGCCAGCTTTCGTTTTCTGGAAACCAAGTATCCGCAACTTCCCAAGCTGGGCGAAGCGATTGAGAAGTTCCTCTGGCAACAGATTGGCGGCAGCTTTCGCGCAGGCAAACCCGACGAAACGCTTGCCCTGCTGGTCGAATTACATCGCCGCAACCCGAATCGCCCGGGCCTCTCCACCGCCTTCGAACGGACCACGAGCGAATTAGTGAAAGCGCGAATCGCAGCAGGGAACTACCGCGGCGCGCGCGGGCTTTTGACTTCACTTGCCAAGCGCTTTCCGGAAGCGGGGGCCACCGTAAGTGCTCCGTTCCACACGCAATTGCAACAGCAGGCCGAGCAACTACTCGCGCAGGCGCAAGCAGCGTCGGTCGCCAATCGGTGGAGCGACGCCCACCGGTTGTGCAGCCAGGCGCTCGATGTCTGGCCGCGCGTAGCCGGCGGAAGTCCCCTCTCGCAGCAGATTCACGGGCGCTATCCGGTCGTGACGATCGGTGTCATCGGTGCTTCGTCTTCGTTGCCTGCCACTGAGAATGCGTTGGCTTCGTGGCCCGCGCGGCGAGCCAATCAACTGGTGGCGACTCCGCTGGTCAATATGGTCGATAGCGAAAAGGGACTGACATATCGTTCGGAATTTGGCCAGATCGTACCGCAGGCGGACACGCAGCAGTTCCTCATCCGCCTGGCTGAAGGTGCATCCGCGGTGGAACTTGCGCGGTGTCTGAAACCAAGCGACGAAGCGAAGCCGTTCGTCTCGGCCATTCGCGCGCGAAACGCGCAGGATTTGCTGATTGAGTTTCAGCAGCCGCAGTTGCGACCAGGAGCCTGGCTGCGATTCTGCACTCAGCAGTTGGTTACCACTGAGCAAGAATCGCCTGCCATGACGGGGCAATATAAAATCGCCGACGATTCGTTCCCGCTGCGGACGTATCAAATGAATGGCACAGCTTCAGCAGCGAATGCCGCGCCGCAGATCATCCGCGAGCGGACGTTTGCAGATGCCACTCCCGCACTATTGGCGCTGCGCCGCGGGCAGATCAGTTTGCTCGATCGCGTCCCTCCGTGGGAGTTGCGGCGACTGCGCACGATGAGCGATGTGCGCGTCGTGCCGTACGCGATTCCGACGGTGCATCTGTTGATTCCCAACCCCAACAAGCAGTTACTCGCCAGTCGTACGTTTCGCCGCGCGCTCTTGTACGCGCTCGACCGCGAATCGATTCTGAAGCAAGGCCTGCTCGTCGAACAACAGATCCCCGGCTGCGAAGTAATCAGCGGGCCATTCCCCCTGGGAGCAGAGCGCGAAGCTTGGAGCTATGCATACAACGCCGAAGTGAAGCCCCGCGCGTACGATCCGAGTCTGGCGATTATGCTGCTGGAAGTTGCGCGCGGCGAAGCGACCGGCGGCAAGCCCGCGGCGATTGTGCCCCCACTCGTGCTTGCGCACGATGACCAACCCACGGCCAAGATCGCTTGCGAGTCGATCGCTCGTCAGCTGGCGCGCATCGGTCAACCGGTAACGCTCAAGCAGATCGAAGGTGACGAAGCAGCGACCGATGCCGACCTGCGTTACGTCGAAGTTGCCATTCAAGAGCCGCTGGTCGATGCCTGGGCGCTGCTCGGTCCCGGTGGTCTCACCGGCGCTTGTTCGCCCCTCATGCTGGAACATTTGCGCAGTCTCGATGCGGCCGCCGATTGGCCGTCGGCAACGGCTCGCCTCCGCGCCATGCATCGCCTGGCAGCAGCCGAGTTACCTGTCATTCCGCTCTGGCAGACGACAAATCACCTGGTTGTTCACTCGAGCCTCAAGGGGCTGGCCGATCGTCCAGTGTCGTTGTACGAAGATGTGCAGCGGTGGCAGATCGCCTGGCAAAAGCCGCAGGAGTGA
- a CDS encoding PH domain-containing protein, whose amino-acid sequence MTTTALPIPQAIAGVTPAETRETTVMTVWPSVARFGLGRMLGSLYDIRMPDIYFFRLGRLIALAAIPVSLVLFFMRVAPGIGTRYLLTNRRLIVQKGWKMAEDKAIDLDRFDTIDVEVLPGQSWYDAGDLVFRKGNVETFRLDAVSRPEAFRSTVMKAHMAYVGVKQARDRQGR is encoded by the coding sequence ATGACCACCACTGCTTTGCCCATTCCCCAAGCCATTGCCGGTGTCACTCCCGCAGAAACTCGCGAAACCACAGTCATGACCGTGTGGCCGTCCGTCGCCCGTTTTGGGTTGGGGCGAATGCTCGGCTCGTTGTACGACATCCGCATGCCGGATATCTACTTCTTCCGCCTCGGCCGCCTGATCGCCCTGGCTGCCATTCCGGTGTCGTTGGTCCTGTTCTTCATGCGCGTGGCCCCAGGCATTGGCACTCGCTACTTGCTGACCAACCGCCGCCTGATCGTGCAGAAGGGTTGGAAGATGGCCGAAGATAAAGCCATCGACCTCGACCGCTTCGATACCATTGATGTCGAAGTCCTTCCCGGCCAAAGCTGGTACGACGCGGGGGACCTCGTCTTCCGCAAGGGAAATGTCGAGACCTTCCGCCTCGACGCCGTCTCGCGCCCCGAGGCGTTCCGCTCGACCGTCATGAAGGCCCACATGGCCTACGTCGGTGTGAAGCAAGCCCGCGACCGCCAAGGCCGCTAG
- the argF gene encoding ornithine carbamoyltransferase translates to MRHVLTLFELSSEEIGEVFALSHELKRDLAAGIREPHLPGRVMAMLFEKQSLRTRVSFETAMAHLGGNTLFLGQDVGWGKRESTADFAQVLSSYVDIIVCRTTAHSRIEELAKYCNCPVINGLTDSAHPCQALADLFTLEEIHAPLKGKKLAFIGDSNNVARSLAVCCGKLGVEFAVASPKGYTFDAEFLAELKREVPELVLTQTADPREAVSGAIGVYTDVWTSMGQEAEAEERKLAFKDYQVDVALMEAAPEGAVFLHCLPAKRGEEVAADVIDGHYSAVIPQAANRMHVQKGLIAWLLGERA, encoded by the coding sequence ATGCGACATGTTCTCACGTTATTCGAATTGTCGAGCGAAGAAATTGGCGAAGTCTTCGCCCTTTCGCACGAACTGAAGCGCGACCTGGCTGCGGGCATTCGCGAGCCTCACTTGCCCGGCCGCGTGATGGCGATGCTCTTCGAGAAGCAATCGCTCCGCACCCGCGTCAGCTTCGAAACGGCCATGGCCCATCTCGGCGGCAATACGCTCTTTTTGGGGCAGGACGTGGGCTGGGGAAAGCGTGAATCGACCGCCGACTTCGCGCAAGTGCTGAGCAGCTATGTCGACATCATCGTCTGCCGCACCACGGCTCATTCGCGCATCGAAGAACTGGCCAAATACTGCAACTGCCCGGTGATCAACGGCCTGACCGATAGCGCCCATCCTTGCCAGGCGCTGGCCGACCTCTTCACGCTCGAAGAGATTCACGCCCCGCTCAAGGGCAAAAAGCTGGCCTTCATCGGCGACTCGAACAACGTGGCCCGCAGCCTGGCCGTCTGTTGCGGCAAATTGGGCGTGGAGTTCGCTGTTGCGTCGCCCAAGGGCTATACTTTCGACGCCGAGTTCCTTGCTGAACTGAAGCGCGAAGTGCCTGAGTTGGTCCTCACGCAAACGGCCGACCCGCGCGAAGCGGTCAGCGGCGCGATTGGCGTTTATACCGACGTCTGGACCAGCATGGGACAAGAGGCCGAAGCAGAGGAGCGCAAGCTGGCGTTCAAAGATTACCAGGTCGATGTCGCCCTGATGGAAGCCGCACCCGAAGGAGCTGTCTTCCTGCACTGCTTGCCCGCCAAGCGCGGCGAAGAAGTCGCTGCCGACGTCATCGACGGCCACTACAGCGCCGTCATTCCCCAGGCCGCCAATCGCATGCACGTGCAAAAGGGCCTCATCGCCTGGCTGCTCGGCGAACGAGCGTAA
- a CDS encoding calmodulin-binding protein codes for MIRRLLLALACAFVMGVVTTASTAEAQERAYGRVWGGQYSRMDWERFYHYPYVYYPQNFYGNEYYRSSEDMYFRYPSEMRIPTYNRQWHNEYPEERRYHQGHQFMLDVF; via the coding sequence ATGATACGTCGTTTGCTACTGGCGCTTGCCTGCGCCTTTGTCATGGGCGTCGTTACGACGGCCTCAACCGCCGAAGCCCAAGAGCGTGCCTATGGCCGCGTGTGGGGCGGGCAATACAGCCGGATGGACTGGGAACGGTTCTACCACTACCCCTACGTCTACTATCCGCAGAACTTCTACGGCAACGAATACTACCGCAGCAGCGAAGACATGTACTTTCGCTATCCGTCCGAAATGCGGATCCCAACCTACAACCGCCAATGGCACAACGAATATCCGGAAGAACGCCGGTATCACCAAGGCCACCAGTTCATGCTGGACGTGTTCTAA
- a CDS encoding aspartate aminotransferase family protein: MPTAVGLSSAETVALFKQHVIANYNRYPVNLVRGEGSLVWDSEGNRYLDFFPGWGCNLLGHCPPKVVAAVQEQVATLIHVPNTWHMDVQGRWAQVINERSFGGQAFFCNSGTEANEAAIKIARLHSPKGKYKIITFTGGFHGRTMGSVTATAQPKYHDGIEPMLPGFVYAPFGDLEATRELVDDETCAIMIEPIQGEGGVRIPPAGFLQGLRDLCNERGLLLMFDEVQTGCGRTGDWFAYQKFGVTPDVMTLAKAVCGGIAGGALIAKREIAPALRPGMHAATFGGNPIAARAGIATFETIEEENLLDNAKQLGELFRRRLTKLQQQCDLIKEVRVAGVMIGVELSVDGNPAVQACLERKLLINCTQGKTIRLLPAMNLPEEQAEEGCDILADVLQKLPRS; this comes from the coding sequence ATGCCTACCGCCGTTGGACTCAGTTCCGCCGAAACCGTCGCGCTGTTCAAGCAACACGTGATCGCCAACTACAACCGCTATCCGGTCAACCTGGTCCGCGGCGAAGGCTCTCTGGTGTGGGACAGCGAAGGGAACCGTTATCTCGACTTCTTCCCCGGCTGGGGCTGCAATCTGCTGGGCCACTGCCCGCCGAAGGTGGTCGCCGCCGTGCAGGAACAAGTGGCCACGCTGATTCACGTTCCCAATACGTGGCACATGGACGTTCAAGGGCGTTGGGCCCAGGTCATCAACGAGCGCAGCTTTGGCGGCCAGGCCTTCTTTTGCAACAGCGGTACCGAAGCCAACGAAGCGGCCATCAAGATCGCGCGTCTGCATTCGCCCAAGGGCAAGTACAAGATCATCACCTTCACCGGCGGCTTTCATGGCCGGACGATGGGTTCGGTCACTGCCACCGCGCAGCCCAAGTATCACGACGGCATCGAGCCGATGTTGCCCGGCTTCGTCTACGCCCCGTTTGGCGATCTCGAAGCTACCCGCGAACTGGTTGACGACGAGACCTGCGCGATCATGATCGAGCCCATTCAAGGGGAAGGTGGCGTCCGCATTCCCCCTGCCGGCTTTCTGCAAGGGCTGCGCGATTTGTGTAACGAGCGCGGCCTGCTCCTGATGTTCGACGAAGTCCAAACCGGCTGCGGCCGCACCGGCGATTGGTTCGCCTATCAAAAATTCGGCGTCACACCCGACGTGATGACGCTCGCCAAAGCTGTCTGCGGCGGCATTGCTGGCGGCGCACTGATTGCCAAGCGCGAGATCGCCCCGGCACTTCGTCCCGGCATGCACGCGGCGACCTTCGGCGGCAACCCCATTGCCGCGCGAGCCGGCATTGCCACGTTCGAAACGATCGAAGAAGAAAACCTGCTCGACAATGCCAAGCAGTTGGGCGAGCTCTTCCGTCGTCGCTTGACGAAGTTGCAGCAGCAATGCGATCTCATCAAGGAAGTTCGCGTGGCCGGCGTGATGATCGGCGTCGAACTTTCGGTCGATGGCAATCCGGCCGTGCAGGCCTGTCTCGAACGAAAGCTGCTCATCAATTGCACGCAGGGGAAGACGATTCGCCTGCTGCCGGCGATGAACCTGCCCGAAGAGCAAGCCGAAGAAGGCTGCGATATTCTGGCCGACGTACTGCAGAAGTTGCCCCGCTCCTAG
- a CDS encoding amidophosphoribosyltransferase, with translation MSEIHHECGIAAIYHLPGDLHPLVPGLVHEDAARLLPRMLQDIQNRGQLAAGMTSYLPGRPQLLTTHKELGMVSEAFRLSQRDEAEAIMSKNLGIAAIGHVRYATCGADDRNYAQPFERNHIEKRKWFSFGFNGQLANVQELKDKLLADTSHHLTRDNDTEVIMHEIGREMSGERRPTLIELMTNLSRKFDGAYSLVLLNAQGDMLVARDPLGIKPLCYAKEGNLFAAASESVPLLNLGFQPENIKSLPPGYAITIIDGQFDIQRYADTVGRAHCYFEWIYFANVASTLDERSVYLSRTALGEELARLELLDGSVPIDENTIVVPVPDTSKAAADAMAHRLRVPSREGLIRNRYSGRTFIEGGNSRRKKAETKYTPLREVLQGKRVFLVEDSIVRSTTMRVLLNRIRSLGGAKEIHVRVACPPIVAPCFYGIDMSTIDELFAPKFLQGREITPEIEAEMAASLGADSLRYLPVESISKAVRYDASSLCQACITGRYPTPSGQKLYQIARENVGKGNGTDSRTYEVQHTLTFAQ, from the coding sequence ATGAGTGAAATCCACCACGAATGCGGCATTGCCGCGATCTATCACTTGCCAGGCGATTTACATCCTCTCGTGCCTGGTCTGGTGCACGAAGATGCTGCCCGCTTGTTGCCACGGATGCTGCAAGACATTCAAAACCGCGGGCAATTGGCCGCGGGAATGACGTCTTATCTGCCCGGTCGGCCGCAACTCCTCACGACGCACAAAGAACTCGGCATGGTCAGCGAAGCCTTTCGGCTGTCGCAACGAGACGAAGCCGAAGCGATCATGAGCAAAAACCTGGGAATCGCGGCCATTGGCCACGTGCGCTATGCCACGTGTGGTGCCGACGATCGCAATTATGCCCAGCCATTCGAGCGTAACCATATCGAAAAGCGCAAGTGGTTCAGCTTTGGCTTCAATGGCCAACTGGCCAACGTGCAAGAGCTAAAAGACAAACTGCTGGCCGATACGTCGCACCATTTAACGCGCGACAACGACACCGAAGTCATCATGCACGAGATCGGCCGCGAGATGTCGGGCGAGCGCCGCCCCACGCTGATCGAACTGATGACGAACCTCAGCCGCAAGTTCGATGGGGCGTATAGCCTGGTGCTGCTGAATGCCCAAGGCGATATGCTGGTCGCCCGCGATCCGTTGGGAATCAAGCCACTCTGTTATGCCAAAGAGGGGAACCTGTTCGCGGCCGCCAGCGAAAGTGTCCCGCTGCTGAATCTGGGTTTTCAGCCCGAGAATATCAAGTCGCTCCCCCCCGGTTATGCGATCACGATCATCGACGGCCAGTTCGACATTCAGCGCTATGCCGATACGGTGGGCCGAGCCCACTGTTATTTCGAATGGATCTATTTCGCCAACGTGGCCAGCACGCTCGATGAACGGAGCGTCTATCTATCGCGCACCGCGCTGGGCGAAGAGTTGGCCCGCTTGGAACTGCTCGATGGTTCGGTGCCGATCGACGAGAACACCATCGTTGTGCCGGTGCCGGACACCAGCAAAGCGGCCGCCGATGCAATGGCTCACCGCCTGCGCGTTCCCTCGCGCGAAGGGTTGATTCGGAATCGGTACTCGGGCCGGACCTTCATTGAAGGTGGGAACAGTCGTCGGAAGAAGGCTGAAACGAAGTACACCCCGCTGCGTGAAGTGCTGCAGGGGAAGCGGGTCTTTCTGGTGGAAGATTCGATCGTCCGTTCGACGACGATGCGGGTGCTGCTGAATCGCATTCGAAGTTTGGGGGGCGCGAAAGAGATTCACGTGCGCGTGGCTTGCCCGCCGATTGTCGCGCCCTGTTTTTACGGCATCGATATGTCGACCATCGATGAGCTGTTCGCGCCGAAGTTTTTGCAGGGACGCGAAATCACGCCCGAAATCGAAGCCGAGATGGCCGCTTCGCTGGGTGCCGATTCGCTGCGATATTTGCCGGTCGAATCGATTTCTAAAGCGGTGCGTTATGACGCCAGCAGTTTGTGCCAGGCTTGCATCACCGGTCGCTATCCGACGCCGAGCGGGCAGAAGTTGTATCAGATTGCCCGCGAGAATGTGGGCAAGGGAAATGGGACCGACTCGCGGACGTATGAAGTGCAGCACACGCTAACGTTCGCGCAGTAG
- a CDS encoding sigma-70 RNA polymerase sigma factor region 4 domain-containing protein encodes MVADLKVPPSERDFQAFRLIKVEQRTTRAVAELLGISQTRVCQIVQRVLEFLIETAPTADDEARRAQAMYVAKEVAADRFDFLFRVAMQSWEDSKGYVTTSRSVGRDSRSVSTTRRNYGDVQYLSAAVRINVMAAKMTASRLPPWQAVTSENEVRPEKRHKSAAVVNEPAVNHPVEDCSTRTSQQPAEAPCEIIAELVSRENGTVSRAERFAFRQHRESEMRTVQEEQSEAATSAAIPLNRHQRRARQALLAKKLAGRKK; translated from the coding sequence ATGGTTGCGGATCTGAAAGTGCCGCCGAGCGAACGTGATTTTCAAGCGTTTCGATTGATTAAAGTCGAGCAGCGGACGACGCGGGCGGTGGCCGAACTACTGGGCATTTCGCAGACCAGAGTCTGCCAGATTGTGCAGCGGGTGCTGGAGTTTTTGATCGAGACGGCCCCCACTGCCGACGACGAAGCGCGGCGCGCGCAGGCCATGTATGTGGCCAAGGAAGTGGCCGCGGATCGCTTCGATTTTCTGTTTCGGGTGGCCATGCAAAGTTGGGAAGACTCGAAAGGTTACGTGACGACGTCGCGGAGCGTGGGGCGCGACTCGCGCTCGGTGAGCACGACGCGGCGGAACTATGGCGACGTGCAATACCTGTCCGCTGCGGTGCGCATCAACGTGATGGCCGCCAAAATGACGGCCTCGCGCCTGCCGCCGTGGCAAGCAGTGACGAGCGAGAACGAAGTGCGTCCGGAGAAGCGGCACAAGAGCGCGGCGGTTGTAAATGAACCGGCTGTAAACCACCCGGTTGAGGACTGTTCAACCCGCACGAGCCAGCAGCCCGCAGAGGCTCCGTGCGAGATCATCGCTGAGCTAGTAAGTCGTGAGAATGGAACGGTTTCGCGCGCGGAGCGGTTCGCGTTTCGGCAGCACCGAGAGAGCGAAATGCGAACTGTTCAAGAGGAGCAAAGCGAAGCTGCGACTTCCGCCGCAATCCCCCTGAATCGCCACCAGCGGCGGGCCAGGCAAGCGTTATTAGCGAAGAAGCTGGCGGGGCGGAAGAAATAA